TTAAAGGAAGTATGTCAACACATAAATATTCTTTATTGTTTTCTCCATTTAGAATGAAAGTAACACTCTTGCGAAAGGAAACTAATACTTTAAGTCTCAAAAGAACTATTTAACAGCTATATCATAccaattaatataaattgaagattaatgaattaaatgaaattttacattaaatgaATTTGTCAAAGTATACTATATTGGACTATATtccctcctttttttttctttataattataattttttaattaacacattaaatttattatggatggtcaagtaattattttaaaataaatagatacaaACAAAAAACTATTTTCCTACTTCTAGGCAACGACTCTGTAAatagatacaaataaaaaactatttccCTAGATCTATTCAATGCAGGTGTATAGGTGTCACATTCTTGTTGCATCTTAGGATAATGATGAtacttgatttttattttatatttactcaacactaataaaattatacttttatttttaaataaaaaataatataagaagaattaaataaaaaatatgaaaaaaaacaatagttgttggataaatataagaaaattgagAGGTAAATATTGAAATGAAAGTAAAGTCAAAGGGAATGGAGGGAGAAAGTATAACAATAGAGGTGAATTAGTTACCGTTTGATAAGGCCCTTCATCCGCTCCCACTTTCTAATTTAGCAGAAAAAAAGGTAGCTTTTTACTCCCAGCCTCACGTTTTTGAAGCTGTCATAACGAACTCAGAGTTTGTTGCTCCATCAGAAACATATAAATAAGGACACATTTCCAATCCATAATCGCAACACAACGCACTCTCAATAATCCCTTTTCCATTGAGCGGCTCCTTTTCCTGCCTCGTTGGTGTGAAACAGGAGCTgcttcataaaaagaaaaaaataaaaaaaaagaataaccatGGGAGCTGATGGACAGAAGCAGAGACTCATCATCATTGGCGTTTCCACCTTCTTGCTGGTGGCTATGGTGGTAGCCGTGACGGTTAGCGTGACCCTGAACAACAAGGGAGCAAGCGAcgatgaaaatgaagaaagaaaatcacACGTGGCTTCCTCTCTGAAAGCGGTGAAAACCCTTTGCGCACCCACGGACTACCAGAAAGAATGCGAGGACAGTCTCAATGCAAACGCCGGCAACGTCACCGATCCCAGGGAACTCATCAAAATGGCCTTCAACATCACCATCACCAGAATCAGCCACGGGCTCGGGGAAACCAAGCTCATGCACGACGTCGAGAGCGACCCCAGAACCAAGGAGGCCCTCGACACCTGCAAGCAACTCATGAACCTCTCCATCGAGGAGTTCAACCGCTCCCTCCAGAGATTCAGCAAGTTCGACCTCAACAACCTCGACCGCATCCTCACCAGTCTCAAGGTCTGGCTCAGCGGCGCCGTCACCTACCAGGAGACATGCCTTGACGCCTTCGAGAACACCACCACCGACGCCGGAAAGAAGATGCAGGAGCTCTTGCAAACCGCCATGCACATGACCAGCAACGGTCTCGCTATCATCTCCGAGCTGGCCAAGACTCTCTCCGAGATGCAGCTATCCAGGTCCGGCCGCCGCCTCATGACGGCCGACGACGATTTGCCCATTCTTGGCCACGACGACGACTTTGACCTTCCCGACTGGGTTGAGAACCGCTTCGGCGTTCGCAGACTCATGAAAATGACTGGACGCAAACGCATGGCCCATGTGGTGGTTGCCAAGGATGGCAGCGGAAATTTCACCACCATCAACGACGCCTTGAAGAGCGTGCCCATGAAGAACCTGAGGCCCTATATCATCTACATCAAGGAGGGCGTTTACGACGAGTACGTTGAAGTTTTCAGAAACATGACCCATGTCGTCTTTATTGGTGATGGTGGAAGGAAGTCAAGGATCACAGGAAGCAAAAACTTCGTCGATGGTGTTGGAACCTACAAAACCGCCAGTGCTGGTACGTCCCTTCCATTTCATTCagttaattataatgaaaatctCTTATATAGTAGCAGAAAactgatgaaaatatatttataaatgattgCAGCCATTATCGGAGATTTCTTCGTCGCCATTGGTATGGGATTCGAGAACACCGCCGGCGCTGAAAAACATCAAGCCGTGGCATTGAGGGTTCAATCCGACAGGTCCATCTTCTACAAGTGCCGGATGGATGGGTATCAAGACACACTTTACGCCCACGCAATGCGTCAATTCTACCGCGACTGCACCATTTCTGGCACCATCGACTTTGTGTTCGGCGATGCAGTGGCTGTGCTCCAGAACTGCACATTCGTTGTGAGAAAGCCGTTGGCAAACCAGCAATGCATTGTGACGGCACAGGGCAGGAAGGAGAAGAACCAGCCATCGGGTATTGTGATCCACGGAGGGTCCATTGTTTCAGACCCACTGTACTACCCAGTTAGGTTCGACAACAAGGCTTACTTGGCTCGCCCATGGAAGAACTTCTCAAGGACCATCTTCATGGACTCTTTCATCGATGACTTGATCACCCCCGATGGCTACATGCCATGGCAGACACTGGAAGGTTTAAGCGGCATGGACACTTGTTTCTACGCTGAGATCAACAACCGTGGCCCCGGTGCAGACAAATCGAAGCGCGTGAAATGGGAAGGAATCAAGGCCCTTACCAATGACGTAGCAACAACATTCATGCCATCACCGTTCTTCCACGGAGATGACTGGATTAGGGTCACAAGGGTTCCCTACGACTCTGGCCTGCCCTCCCCCACTCACTGATCacttttattcttcttcttcttctttttgggAGAGAGCCAGAGTGCGTGTTGCCAAATTTAATCGCTCATTCATCGCTCTTTCCCTTCCATTCGTTAATTGCTCTCAAATGCAAGTTTGTATGAACTGGGATTTTCCTATTACAGTTCTCTGTGCTTGTAGGGTgcgtaattaattaattaattaattagattcaTATTACTTTTGCCTCTTCTATTCTTTATGTTTCTTTCTATCTCTTTCATCTTAACCTTCAACCTCATCCAACGTTTAAACTCTACTTAATCAAACAATATTATTCAACTTTATAAAACAACCAGTATAAAAAAGTCtatttaagaaaactaaaatatacatTATTCTACCTcctatggaaaaaaaaaacataaaagtatttaatttggttatttaCACAGATAATACATAACAAAAATGTCAGtgaaaattttctattataaatcgggtacaatgatatttttacaccaaaaaGCTTTTAATATTATCCTTCACTATtttcactctcttttttttttataaatatgaaaattcatatttattatcaCTATTTTACTCTTATAATATAAGTTGGTTATTTTTTGTatctatataattatttttcaactgtgtttttgattaaaaaaaaaaaaacatcgtGGTACCAGCTTAGAATTCTTAACTccatttttatcttctttcttttgttaGACACACTTTAGCATAAACTTTCAACTTCAATAGCAGCATTAATTTATctatcaaataaactttaacATGGATGAATACAGTTCAACTTCCGTgagaaatttttaataatagataTGTGGAATAAAAGAGACGATAAATACGAAGAAGCTCATGTTTCTATTggatcaaacaaaaaaataaataatttttttagacgttgtttcatataataaaaatgttacgtACCCTTAGAAAACCTCAACTCCTAATGAGGTATAATTAATTAAGGTTAGAGtgattttaattcattaaaattaaatttcttccCCTCCTAGTAAATGCAACTGCTTAACAATTTATAACGAATTCAACTCCCCAATGATTcgaaacttttttttcttttcgtatAATGATCCAAAACTCTCatttcctttcttcttttcattcgCGTATTTAggtattctattattttgactagtaataattatttattttcgttGTCTCTCAAATGTTTTTGTATACTTAATCGTGGTAGCTtgtttttctgaattaaagttgTTTAGTAGACCCATGTTACACAATTGAACACGAATTTAATTATTGTAAGTCGATTATTTAAGTTGACAACACTTTTTATTGGCAAATATCACGAAACCTTGTTGAGGACAAATAATCAACCATGTGTCTTGTCCAAAAGTATAGTCAAGAGAATTTTGATTTTATGCACGTCTACTCCtcaatttataacaaattaaaataacaaaagattTGTATTTATTGTTGTAAAGAAGGTCATAAAAGTGAAAATTATCCATTAAGACAATAACATTCACTTTATtgtaatgtttaatttattagttttttcttttatgcatttaaactttgcttatataaatgcataaaactaaatagtttaatttttgtgGTAACCTTAACTTTGTATATACAAAAATGatcaaatattacaaaataagctcctaaaattttataaatattatcacaCCATTTAATTCAACACCAGCATGCTATATGtacaaaaaaaacttatttatacacttataatttttatagcaacgtgattttaaagaaaatattacttatttccttaatttaagtatattttatcataaactcatacattatatttgtttttcatttaaacacaaaaattaaaaaaaaaaaaaaaatttaacatattttagcAATAAAAGAGGAAATCATCTACATTGAAATCATGCAATAGAACTTCCATATTACAACAAATTCATTAGAATCATGTTAACCATGCACGACTTCTACTTAAAACATCGTTGAATTGAAGTCATGTCACCCTAACCCGACTTtactacaaataaaacaaaaacatattattaGTTGTATGTGGACCTCATGAATTTTCTAGTTACATCGAAATCGTATTGATCTAGCTTGATTTAATCTCATAAAGTAGGGTTACATAAAGAcgactttttataataaaattaatgaaattgtgTTACATATAACTTGTCCacgttcattttttttaatgttatatgttttgttaaattttaaaacaaattgcattaattaataaaaaaaaactctaaatataaaagattaacgCAAGAAAGATACCATACCACCAAACTAGAATTTCAATCATGAAAAGCAAGTAAATTGTTAAAAAGAATTACaaggaaaataaaatgagaTGTCTAAACTTAAGAAAAATGAGATACATCTTTAAGAGGAAAAACCAAAAcacatgtttatttttatttttaagggaTCTTGAAGTTACAGATGAAGGAATAcaaattggaaaataaaatagaattatacaactgaaagaaaaaaaaaaaaaacttcaatggAATTTATATACGGATGATACTAAAATGGAATAGAAGGAATTTATATATGGATGAtactaaaattgataaatatcaACACAACCCATACTAAAATTcatgtcatgaatttcaaaaaGTTGAATTCACAGTATATCGATTTTATAAAGACGAATCTAAAAGTtcttatattaattgtttttacaaCTAATCTACAAAATCgttcatacaaaaaaaaaatacaagaacaTGTTTTACACTCTAGGCCAAATAATAGgtaattttatatcatttgcaaacaaaattaagttacttttgttttttgtaattctattgtaattttttaggtgataatacaaaaaatacacATTTGAATTGTGTAATTATTTAGGACATTTTCGGTTTTCCACAAATATAAGGGTTGGATTTCAGGGaaccaaaaagataaaatattttaaagttttataatattttaaaataagaaaaaataaaataataaattaacatatattgttaatattgtaaaatttatttatatatataaacatatatttatttcacaTACTTTTTATTCTCGAGAATTATTCTCATATTGTTTAGAAgcttatgaaaatataattttaaaattttttttataatatatcttttattaaaaaataccgATACGATTTTTACCTAAGTTGCAAAATTGTAAACAAAATTCTAAATCAGtacaaaataaacattaacTCATTGTATAATTAACATCACGAAGGTCACAGAGGAATAAGAGGATCAGGATCGAAATAAACTTGGAGTCGACTCAATCCAAAGCAAACCCTCGCAAGTTTTTGATGGCCGcctcttcttcttcactctCTTCGTCCGACGTATCTTCTCCTCACCGTCGCCGGCGTCATCACCGCCACCGCCGAGACCGTGACAAGGACTCCTTCAAGATCCGAAAGAAGACCAAGTCTCAGTCCCGCGGTAAACGGCGTCGTAGGCATCACCACCACTTTTCCAATTCCGATTCCGATTCTGATTCTCATTCATCATCTTTTCTCTCCGATTACTCTAGGTTCCCCATCTAACCCTCGCATAACCTACGCCTTTTGATTATGTTATCtcatattgttatttttatgtacATGCTTTGTTTCAATGGTTGTTCCGATTCAAATACAATTTACAATCTCTCAATTCTGATAGCGCTTAAGTTCTCAATCCTTTTTAAGATATATGTTCTAAAGATTGGTTAAAATAGCCTAATTTCAGAAACATCAATTATAATCAGAGAAAATGTTATTAACTATTTCCAACCATGGGAAGGGAAATAAGTTGTTTATTCAAACATTCTCTCTGTCCCAGGATGATTATTAAGcataattgaatttttcaaattggAGATTGAGATAAATGTTCCTGTTCCAACATTAAGATCTCtcattatgttattttatggaTAATGGGGTTACCATTATGACTATCAGAAACAGATTTTGATGACACTTGCTATTGATTGTGAATTTCGAAACATGATTTGTGCATAATGTTTGTGGTTGATAAGTTGTGACAAGATTGCATATTGCATAAGGAGTTACTTCAGCGTGCCTATACGAGTTATGGATTTCAAATACATGTAGCAACAGAAGAGTAATGAACAGATTAATCTGGCTTTGGCATAACTCTTTTTTGTTATCGTTATTACTTCAGAAGTGAGAGTTCTTCTGATAGTGAGCGTGAAGCATCTCACCGTTCAAAGAGGCACAAAAGGAGTGATAGACCAAAGAAGGTAAATTGTTGGTATTACAGTTATTTATTATTCGATTTTAATCTTGACCATTTACCTTACGTCTTCCCTTCATTTAGAATAAGGAAAAGGATCGAAGTAAAAGCCACCATCATAAGCGGCagaagcataaagtaaaagagGTAGGTCACTATTTCATACCTGTTTATTTTTTCATGTGCataattttcttcatatttaaaGTTTCTAACTCAAGTAAGTGGCCCTGAAATGTTGACTATGTTCATAAACTTGAATCTACACGCTTAATACTCATTACTGAAGTTTTTCTCCTTGGATTCTTATAAATATCTAAGATTCATCTACTTAAGACATCCATATAAATTTCTGTGTTTCTATCATCTTCTACAGCTTGAAAACACTGATTGGATGTCattaatctttgtatacaataaaataataagttattaATTTGTTGCAAATCTTTTTCCAAACACATAAAGTTATGTACATTTTAGTCCAAGATGCTCATGATACTTTCTGCCTATTTTATGTATTGGCTCTTTGAAATTGGAGCTGGGATCTGTGGCATGTTTGGGCGCTTGATCGACTTGATTGATGTTTATTGGTGGGGTTTGTCCTGGCAATGGGAGCTTTATATAGAAGCAGCATGATGAGAGGAGCAGCAGCCCTGTGCAGCTTTCCAAGGTTTATATTGTAATCTGTATCAGACTTTAAATGCATTCAATTGCTTATATGTTTCCTAATTTCGTTGTTTTTTGTAATGGATCAGTTTTTAGGGCGTGACAAAGATGATGGTGTCCGTCGGAGTGCTGTATCTGGCAAGAAGGTAGGGATGTGTTATTTGAAGATGCCTTTGATTGGATCCTGTTATTGGTAGTAGCAATCTAGattattacttcttttttttgtaGATTCTTTTGAAACTTGAAAAAACGAAGGAAGATAAAGTGGCCGAAAGCAAGAGAAATGAACTGCTGAACTTTTTAAACGCTAGTTTTGATTAGCATTGAGAAGGTATGGATTTGATAGGGGGTACAACCAAATCTGCAAAGAACCAAATTTGCTTACATGggtgcataaattatttttacattataagAACCAGCAGCCTTCCATTTCCTTGGGCAAGGGGAGGGGGTATATCTTTATATTGTGCTTACCATTTAGATACTTGTATGGTATGGTTCACGCTCAGATGAGGGGTTTTCGACCCAGCAAATTCCATACATGGTATTTTGAGATTGGTGAAATCATTGTGCTATTTGGCaacataattttttcttgtattgtttatttgttttgggCACATGTGACTGATTTATTGAAATTTGTTCCCCTCTTGGTTTTTCCCCAATGAGTGTTCTTAAAATAGGTTTGGATCGAAATGAATCAACCTATATATCCTAGGTTCAATTGTTTTTCATTGCCTTTTATTGATATATCATTTCTAAGTAGCATTATAATTCCTTGTGGCATCTCTTGTTTTCTTTGAATGAATCAATCTCttgcatttttaatatcaacagtcttttctttctcttttatcGCTTACCCGGCAACAGATAAATTATCTTCAGAAAGGTAGTTATATCAATGCTAGTTTGTTTCAAAGGGAGGGTACTGGAGTGGTTTCTTTTAGGTGTTGGAAAATTTTAGAAGGGATAGCGGCAAAACTTGTTTCTATGAATTAGTGACTTAAAGCAAGTCTATAGAAACTTGTTTCTCAAAGTCATTTTTGATGATCGAATGAGGTTTTTAAATAGTACAATTTATgtaatttcaaattcaaataattttgtgtattgtaaaagttttttctgtaaaagttttttctttatattctaatactcttcaatttttgaaagttgtttttatttttagaattgtccaatctaaaaattattttatttcataattacaCAATCCAAGAAGAACAAAACgaaattctttttttgtatggGATGCTCTACACAATCACACAGAAATGCACCCACCTCCTCCATTACCCAAATTTCTTCCACAACTACTATATAGTCACCATGGTTCTCACTCTTAACATGAGAGTTGTGATGTAATTAATAAGTCTTGAGCTATCAGTCACTtcataattgttatattttttagtttttttttttttaattttattttatgggtAGTGAGATTTTTTGAGTGAACAAGAAAGAATTGGTACCTAACCTGAGAAGTGTGGATTCAATAAGTTTCGAATCATAAGTGAACCCATATATAAAAAccttttacttaaaatttatgaaattttctctttatatattattcactTTACTCATGTATACTTTATTTGAGATTCTTAACTCTGTTAAAGCAGGATTAATGTTATATTCTATCTTATTAAATCCTCATTTTAACAcgataaaaaatgttttaataaaaaaggtaaaacaTTCCGTGTTTGGGACATATTATAAGAAGATTATGAATTTAATGGGCATAAGGATGTTCTAGTAAgactaatgttttttttttcaattatataagtTTCTGTGTTACTCAATCTTGTGGTTTACATTTCAATCAtatctaataatttaaaatagtttttttataaagttgagtttcatctaaattaataaaaatataatgaaggGTTAGTTGAGGTAATTAGACTCGTTGGGCCTTCTCCCCATTGAAACACATATAAGGTGAGATTCACatttcacaaaaatacaaaagtgGAAGACACAGAACAGTAAATGTAAACGGCATCAACATGCACATATAAGGGAGAAAGGCGAGGGTCCCGTTGTCTTGTTCCTCTACGGCTTCCCCAATCAGAACCAGATCGTGGCTCTCAGTACCAGATCTACGAAGTCACcagtgacaaatttatatagTTGAGTATGGACAAACGTCccttgattttattaaaattattatcaaatatttaaaaataaattatttttctttttaattttatatatttattttccttaattttgtttttttaattctttccgtttattttaaaagattgttTCATTGAAAcccaaataatttataattattttcacttATTTAGAATCTTATATACTTGCTTTCACATAGTTGGTGAGACCATAGCACTCACTTGGTGTGGATCTAGTCTTCCCCAAGATTGCGGAGCCATCATAGATTGGTACCTATGTTTGGTCCCGACAGAATGAAAGCCTGTGTTACCCTCGGTGTCCCTTACATGCCTACAAATCCAAAAATGAAGCCACCTGATTCCATGCAAACCTTGTTTGGAGATGACTCTTATATTTGTAGATTCGAGGTTAACGTGTAATATATTACAACTGAAAATTAAATGGATAAAAAGTCAATGTTATTTTGCTGAGGAACCACccaaagtttatatatatacatgaaacttgaaaaaaaaaactgaaaataagttatcaataattaaagataaaaaataaaatgttaaagttAAAGAAACAATACTACTTAAAAGAGaaggaaacaaaatattaaatgtaaccaagaatattaaataaacataatgcTAAATGTACTCTCGAACGAGGATAAGTATTTAACCTAGGCACCTGTTGGAGGCTTTTTTGTAATTAGGGGTCTATTACAAtttgaatttgtaaaaaatggtttctcaattttttttttttgtaaaacagGGTCAAGTCGTTATGCGGACATtgaaggtgaagtcgtccttcTTCCAGccgatttcattttttattttttaaaaagcgATGTCGTCATGAACAAGTCCGGTTTCTGATCATCTGCATAGTGAAGTCGTCTTCATGAtcgacgacttcacttttaggttttttttaaaacaattaatggtaaaagaaaaaattggaaCTTGAACATATGTCACGACGTCAACTGGTTCGTGTAACTCTTTTGATTTGCAAACAAGAAAAGCAATCATTACGATTTATACTATTAATTACCATTTAAGAATAACTGGTTAAAGTGCAAGAGCCTAAAAAACAGTGAAGTTGAACCTAGATTGCTATTGTTGAACCCAGATTGCTATTGCTCCAGCAAGGATCTCTTTGCAAGCACTCATCCTTCACATGAAAGCACTCTCTCACAACCCGCCAACGCTATACGCGGCAAGACCCCTTTTTCCACTCTTGGCAGCTTCCTGGACCCAATAACCTATCACGCTCCCACACCGTCTCCACCGTCATCTGCGTGGCCCTGCGCGCCAGCTTCGCCACCGCGTTGAAGAACAGCGTGCCCCCATGCAACGACATAGCTCATGGTGCATGGCAGTCACAGGTACATGTGTGATGAATAGTTtcaaaactcaaaacataacgataaaaaaaaaaactaaaagtgaAACCGGCCTCCAAACTAACGACTTCAATTTTAGACGTGCTGAAACCGGTTTTGATCTTCACGACATCGctttttcaaaaaagaaaaaatgaaaccgGTTTGGGGGAGGACGACTTCTTAATGTCGTCCTTCCCCATAACGACTtaccaatttttgaaaaaaaaaattcaactgaCCCTATTTTACAAATTCACGGTCAAAACAACCcacaaatacaaaaaagccCCTGTTGGAAGGAGAGATGACTTCGGCCATCCACACCGAGAACAATACCTAAgcaaaaatagtaataattgaCTAATAGAGAATTAAAGTAATTAACCATAAAAGGGTAAATCTTAAAATGAGTATTATAAATAGGTATTATTTATGAGGTATGAAATCAATAATCATAACATTTGTGGTATGTATTACTGACTTGAGCATTAATGGCTTTGCAGACTCTTTATTAAGGATGTTCAAGACAAAGATTGGTCGGCATGAAACAAATGCCGACTCAGATTGAATGTCATGACGGATTTGTAAGTAATGAAAGAAGTAATTAGCTAAAAGGGGAGGATTGAATTGacttttttgaaaactttggttgcttttaaacttgtaaaaataCCTTTCATTGAATCAGATCAACCAGAAGTCAGTCTGCAATTTATACTGAACCATGCACtttcaattaattgaaaatagAGTTAAAATATAGAAACAATTGATTGAAATACTAAATAATTCTACAGAAATACAAATTTGATGATTAACTCAAAAATAGTATTTGTAACTTATCAAGATTGATTCCAGGCAGTAGCACAAACAGAGGTAGAGTCTCAAACTAAGTCAAATCACTCAAAAAATATACAAAGATTATTaaaaccaattttattttatctttatatcaaAAATCAAGCAAGAAGAGACAAATTTGTATATTGGTTCGCTCAAAACTAAActacatctagtttgtcaaggcaacccgagcctaacttgcactatttcaaaagatttacacaaCCCACAAGATTATACTTTCACAATATACAAAAACAAACACCAAGACTATTGAATCTCACAAGAGTCTCAACAAGCACAACAAGATCCCACTTATAGACGTGGAAAACCACTAAGCAACACCCAAaaacttgagaaagatcaaacctggATGATGGCTCTCCCTAGCACACCAAACCTCTTTCTCCAAGTCTCTAAACCAAGCAAAAATGCTCCAAGAAGATCAAAGATTCTTCACGAACAGATGCACTTTTGTGTGATCG
This portion of the Vigna unguiculata cultivar IT97K-499-35 chromosome 6, ASM411807v1, whole genome shotgun sequence genome encodes:
- the LOC114188538 gene encoding probable pectinesterase/pectinesterase inhibitor 21 — its product is KKRITMGADGQKQRLIIIGVSTFLLVAMVVAVTVSVTLNNKGASDDENEERKSHVASSLKAVKTLCAPTDYQKECEDSLNANAGNVTDPRELIKMAFNITITRISHGLGETKLMHDVESDPRTKEALDTCKQLMNLSIEEFNRSLQRFSKFDLNNLDRILTSLKVWLSGAVTYQETCLDAFENTTTDAGKKMQELLQTAMHMTSNGLAIISELAKTLSEMQLSRSGRRLMTADDDLPILGHDDDFDLPDWVENRFGVRRLMKMTGRKRMAHVVVAKDGSGNFTTINDALKSVPMKNLRPYIIYIKEGVYDEYVEVFRNMTHVVFIGDGGRKSRITGSKNFVDGVGTYKTASAAIIGDFFVAIGMGFENTAGAEKHQAVALRVQSDRSIFYKCRMDGYQDTLYAHAMRQFYRDCTISGTIDFVFGDAVAVLQNCTFVVRKPLANQQCIVTAQGRKEKNQPSGIVIHGGSIVSDPLYYPVRFDNKAYLARPWKNFSRTIFMDSFIDDLITPDGYMPWQTLEGLSGMDTCFYAEINNRGPGADKSKRVKWEGIKALTNDVATTFMPSPFFHGDDWIRVTRVPYDSGLPSPTH
- the LOC114189096 gene encoding splicing regulatory glutamine/lysine-rich protein 1, which encodes MAASSSSLSSSDVSSPHRRRRHHRHRRDRDKDSFKIRKKTKSQSRGKRRRRHHHHFSNSDSDSDSHSSSFLSDYSRSESSSDSEREASHRSKRHKRSDRPKKNKEKDRSKSHHHKRQKHKVKEKQHDERSSSPVQLSKFLGRDKDDGVRRSAVSGKKILLKLEKTKEDKVAESKRNELLNFLNASFD